A genomic region of Miscanthus floridulus cultivar M001 chromosome 3, ASM1932011v1, whole genome shotgun sequence contains the following coding sequences:
- the LOC136542499 gene encoding uncharacterized protein, whose translation MASAEDQAAAAALLGGDPAAFDALLSTLMSSSNADRSAAEAAFHRLRASHPEPLALRLATSLGAPATPADLRAMAGVLLRKVLSPTPSSDASSNNAATPPAPLWPQLSPAGQTALKAHLLSALQSDPPKPIAKKVCDAVSELAASLLPENAWPELLPFLFRAASGPEAPNLQESALLIFARLADYIAESLLDHLMTIHNLLASALAHPTSPDVRIAALGAAVNLVQCLPTNSDRDKMQDLLPAMMRALTDCLNSGQEASAQEALELLVELAGAEPRFLRRQIADVVGAMLQVAEAAQLEDGTRHLAVEFVITLAEARERAPGMMRRLPQFVGRLFAVLMQMLLDVEDDPAWHSAETEDEDAGEGNNYGVAQECLDRLAIAIGGNAIVPIASELLPQYLSAPEWQKHHAALITLAQIAEGCAKVMLKSLEQVVSMILNGFQHPHPRVRWAAINAIGQLSTDLGPDLQVHYHQQVLPALANAMDDFQNPRVQAHAASAILNFSENCTPEILTPYLDGIVNKLLVLLQNGKQMVQEGALTALASVADSSQDHFKKYYDSVMPYLKSILMHATDKSNRMLRAKSMECISLVGMAVGKDKFRDDARQVMEVLMALQGAPMETDDPITSYMLQAWARLCKCLGQDFLPYMSVVMPPLLQSAQLKPDVTITSAESDDDIESDDDSIETITLGDKRIGIRTSVLEEKATACNMLSCYADELKEGFFPWIDQVAPTLVPLLKFYFHEEVRRAAVAAMPELLRSAKLAVEKGQAQGRDQSYVKQLSDYIIPALVEALHKEPETEMCSSMLDSLNECMQLSGLLLDQTQVRAISDEIKNVIIASATRKRERSERTKAEDFDADEGELLKEENEQEEEVFDQVSECLGTLIKTFKGSFLLFFEELSMYITPMLGKDKTPEERRIAICIFDDVAEQCRESALKYYDTYLPFLLEASNDENSDVRQAAVYGVGVCAEFGGHVFRPLVGEALLKLNNVIRHPEARLPDNIMAYDNAVSALGKICQFHRDGIDAAQVVPAWLSCLPIKDDKIEAKVVHEQLCSMVERSDTEILGPHSQYLPKIVSIFAEVLCNGTELATDETRNRMVNVLRRFQQTLPPDFLASAFSNLQPQQQLLLQSILST comes from the exons ATGGCGTCCGCCGAGGACcaggccgcggccgccgcgctgCTGGGGGGCGACCCGGCGGCGTTCGACGCGCTGCTCTCGACGCTCATGTCGTCGTCCAACGCCGACCGCTCCGCCGCCGAGGCCGCTTTCCACCGCCTCCGGGCCTCGCACCCGGAGCCCCTCGCGCTGCGGCTTGCCACCTCGCTCGGGGCGCCCGCCACCCCCGCCGACCTGCGCGCCATGGCGGGGGTCCTCCTCCGCAAGGTCCTCTCCCCGACCCCGTCCTCCGACGCatcctccaacaacgcagccacgCCCCCGGCACCGCTCTGGCCGCAGCTCTCCCCCGCGGGCCAGACCGCGCTCAAGGCGCACCTCCTCTCCGCGCTCCAGTCCGATCCTCCCAAGCCCATCGCCAAGAAGGTCTGCGACGCCGTCTCTGAGCTCGCCGCCTCGCTGCTGCCCGAGAACGCCTGGCCCGAGCTGCTGCCGTTCCTCTTCCGCGCTGCGTCGGGGCCCGAGGCGCCCAACCTCCAGGAGTCAGCACTGCTCATCTTCGCGAGGCTGGCGGATTACATCGCGGAATCGCTCCTCGACCATCTGATGACTATCCACAACCTCCTCGCCTCCGCCCTGGCGCATCCCACGTCCCCTGATGTTCGGATTGCGGCCCTGGGTGCGGCAGTCAACCTCGTCCAGTGCCTGCCAACCAACTCCGACCGGGATAAGATGCAGGATTTGCTCCCAGCAATGATGAGGGCGCTCACTGATTGCCTAAACTCTGGCCAGGAGGCCTCTGCGCAGGAGGCACTGGAGCTGCTCGTGGAGCTTGCTGGCGCTGAGCCAAGgttcctgaggaggcagattgcTGATGTGGTGGGGGCAATGTTGCAAGTTGCTGAGGCTGCACAGCTGGAAGATGGGACCAGGCACTTGGCGGTGGAGTTTGTGATTACCCTTGCAGAGGCCAGGGAGCGTGCACCAGGAATGATGCGGCGACTCCCACAGTTTGTTGGTAGGCTGTTTGCAGTGCTGATGCAGATGCTGCTTGATGTCGAGGATGACCCTGCTTGGCACTCTGCTGAAACTGAAGATGAGGACGCAGGGGAAGGGAACAACTATGGAGTGGCACAGGAGTGCCTTGACCGCCTTGCCATTGCCATTGGTGGGAACGCAATTGTGCCTATTGCATCTGAGCTGCTACCACAGTACCTGTCTGCTCCTGAGTGGCAGAAGCACCATGCTGCGCTCATTACACTTGCACAGATTGCGGAAGGATGTGCAAAG GTTATGCTTAAAAGTTTGGAACAAGTCGTTTCGATGATATTGAATGGATTTCAACATCCCCACCCACGTGTGAGATGGGCTGCTATCAATGCCATTGGTCAGCTCTCTACGGATTTGGGTCCAGATCTTCAAGTTCATTACCACCAGCAGGTGCTGCCTGCATTGGCAAATGCTATGGATGATTTCCAGAATCCACGAGTTCAG GCACATGCAGCTTCAGCGATTTTGAATTTTAGTGAGAATTGTACACCGGAAATTTTGACGCCTTACTTGGATGGAATCGTGAACAAATTACTTGTTCTTCTCCAG AATGGCAAGCAAATGGTGCAGGAGGGAGCATTGACAGCTCTAGCGTCAGTAGCAGATTCGTCACAG GATCACTTCAAGAAATACTATGATTCTGTCATGCCATACCTAAAATCTATCTTGATGCATGCAACTGATAAGTCCAATAGGATGCTTCGTGCCAAGTCCATGGAGTGCATAAGTTTGGTAGGAATGGCTGTGGGTAAGGATAAGTTCAGAGACGACGCAAGGCAG GTTATGGAAGTACTTATGGCTTTGCAAGGAGCTCCAATGGAAACTGATGATCCAATTACCAGCTACATGTTGCAG GCTTGGGCCAGGCTATGCAAATGTCTTGGACAGGATTTCCTTCCTTACATGAGTGTTGTTATGCCTCCACTGCTTCAGTCTGCTCAGCTGAAGCCTGATGTTACAATTACTTCAGCCGAATCAGATGACGATATTGAATCAGATGATGATAG CATAGAAACAATCACACTTGGTGACAAAAGAATAGGAATCCGAACTAGTGTGCTGGAAGAGAAAGCAACAGCTTGCAACATGCTGAGCTGCTATGCTGATGAGCTTAAGGAGGGTTTCTTCCCATGGATTGATCAG GTTGCCCCAACGTTGGTCCCTCTGCTGAAGTTTTACTTCCATGAGGAAGTCAGGAGAGCTGCTGTTGCAG CCATGCCCGAACTCCTacgctcggcaaagttggctGTTGAGAAGGGGCAGGCTCAAGGCCGTGATCAGTCTTATGTTAAACAGTTGTCTGACTACATAATTCCGGCACTTGTTGAAGCACTGCACAAG GAGCCAGAAACAGAAATGTGCTCATCCATGCTGGATTCTTTAAACGAGTGTATGCAG CTTTCTGGTCTTCTGCTTGATCAAACCCAAGTACGAGCTATCTCGGATGAGATTAAAAATGTCATTATAGCCAGCGCCACCCGGAAAAGAGAACGTTCTGAGAGAACAAAAGCGGAAGATTTTGATGCTGATGAAGGAGAGCTACTCAAAGAAGAGAATGAACAGGAGGAGGAAGTATTTGATCAG GTCAGCGAGTGCCTAGGGACTTTGATTAAAACCTTCAAAGGTTCTTTCTTGCTGTTTTTTGAAGAGCTCTCTATGTACATTACACCAATGTTG GGAAAAGATAAAACACCCGAAGAGAGAAGGATAGCTATCTGTATTTTTGATGATGTTGCAGAGCAATGTCGTGAATCAGCTTTGAAGTATTATGACACATACCTTCCTTTCCTTTTGGAGGCATCAAACGACGAAAATTCAGATGTTCGGCAG GCTGCTGTCTATGGTGTGGGTGTATGTGCTGAGTTTGGTGGTCATGTTTTTCGCCCTCTAGTAGGAG AGGCCCTATTGAAATTAAACAATGTTATAAGACATCCTGAGGCACGACTTCCTGACAATATCATGGCATATGATAATGCTGTCTCGGCACTTGGAAAAATATGCCAATTTCATCGTGATGGTATTGATGCAGCTCAG GTTGTTCCAGCCTGGCTTAGCTGCTTGCCTATAAAAGACGACAAGATTGAAGCTAAAGTTGTACATGAACAACTTTGCTCAATGGTGGAGAG GTCGGATACTGAAATTCTCGGTCCTCATAGTCAGTATCTTCCTAAAATTGTTTCAATTTTTGCAGAG GTTTTGTGCAATGGAACAGAACTTGCCACTGATGAAACTAGAAACAGGATGGTGAATGTCTTGAGGCGTTTCCAGCAGACTTTGCCTCCTGATTTTCTTGCATCAGCGTTTTCCAACTTGCAACCGCAGCAACAGCTACTGCTACAGTCCATCTTGTCGACATAG